The proteins below come from a single Mytilus edulis chromosome 5, xbMytEdul2.2, whole genome shotgun sequence genomic window:
- the LOC139524918 gene encoding uncharacterized protein: MAKSGLNIQHLKLAFRRGGVDGVYNVMSEENDGKDALKSLKDDDSIIIKEADKGGAIIIMDTDFYKEKVLEQLNDEEYYKQITNNPDKATKKRLKKLIKDYNQCLTEKEIAYLCDFDPKESNFYGLPKVHKNAQIQNTVRDQNNIYVETFGPADLKLSPIIAGPESLTQRLSHFIDLVIKHLCPSIPSYIKDDMAFLNHIPAIVLEETLLTSFDVTSLYTNIPHDLGLTAVKYRIEEKRDEIDSRFETNFILEATKIVLEENTFYFDGNKYRQIKGTAMGTKVVPTYANLVMGYLEQQMYRQISVQFDQNFCDYVIKFWKRYLDDCIIFWSRSEKDLYKFKDLINSLHPSIKFTMETSDTQLPFLDFLILKSGRHIKTDIYYKSTDAHQYLNFHSCHPSHTKRNIPYCMARRICAIVTDHNIRGVRLKELKGHLTQQLYPDGLIESGIRKSKLLTLQELRTPKVKDTDETLKKIPFVSTHDP, from the exons ATGGCTAAATCCGGACTAAACATTCAGCATTTAAAACTGGCGTTTAGACGAGGGGGAGTAGACGGTGTATACAATGTCATGTCAGAAGAAAATGACGGGAAG GATGCGTTAAAAAGCCTTAAAGATGACGACTCCATTATCATTAAAGAAGCAGATAAAGGAGGAGCCATCATCATTATGGATACCGacttttataaagaaaaagttttggAACAGCTTAATGATGAGGAATActacaaacaaataacaaataacccGGATAAAGCAACTAAAAAGAGATTAAAGAAACTGATAAAAGACTACAATCAATGTCTAACCGAGAAGGAAATAGCGTACTTGTGTGACTTTGATCCGAAAGAGAGTAATTTTTATGGACTTCCAAAAGTACATAAAAatgcacaaatacaaaatacTGTTCGAGATCAAAACAATATTTACGTTGAAACATTCGGTCCCGCCGATTTGAAATTAAGTCCAATTATAGCCGGACCGGAATCATTAACTCAAAGACTAAGTCATTTTATCGACCTTGTTATCAAACATCTATGTCCGTCAATTCCAAGTTATATCAAAGATGatatggcatttttaaatcacatTCCTGCCATAGTTCTGGAAGAAACACTATTAACAAGCTTTGATGTTACAAGTCTATACACAAATATCCCCCATGATCTAGGTCTTACAGCCGTAAAATACAGGATCGAAGAAAAACGGGATGAAATTGACAGTAGATTTGAAACAAACTTCATACTAGAAGCTACCAAAATAGTTCTGgaagaaaatacattttatttcgaCGGAAACAAATACAGACAAATTAAAGGTACAGCCATGGGAACTAAAGTTGTCCCCACATACGCAAATTTAGTGATGGGATACTTAGAGCAACAGATGTATCGACAAATATCTGTCCAATTCGATCAAAATTTCTGTGATTATGTCATTAAATTTTGGAAAAGATACTTAGATGACTGTATAATATTTTGGAGCAGATCAGAAAaggatttatataaatttaaagaccTTATCAACTCCTTACACCCGTCGATTAAATTCACCATGGAAACCAGTGACACACAACTACCATTTTTGGATTTCCTCATCTTAAAATCAGGCAGACATATAAAAACGGATATTTATTATAAATCCACAGACGCCCATCAATACTTAAATTTTCATTCGTGTCATCCGTCCCATACAAAACGAAATATACCTTACTGTATGGCCAGACGGATTTGTGCTATAGTAACTGACCATAACATTCGAGGAGTACGTTTGAAGGAATTAAAAGGCCATTTGACACAACAGCTATACCCAGATGGTTTAATCGAAAGTGGAATTCGAAAATCTAAACTATTGACACTTCAAGAACTACGAACCCCGAAAGTGAAAGACACGGACGAAACCTTAAAGAAAATACCGTTTGTTAGTACACATGACCCGTAA